From the Leucoraja erinacea ecotype New England unplaced genomic scaffold, Leri_hhj_1 Leri_1426S, whole genome shotgun sequence genome, one window contains:
- the LOC129715813 gene encoding DBH-like monooxygenase protein 2 homolog — MAVGGAWRLWLWAGAWLGVWAIEMPHHITLETGFDVFWGFDTGEGQITFAVEAQTMGWVGLGLTHSGDMTGADMAVGWVKDGQPYFQDRHGVGNEQPLIDESQDFTLESLTQNGTHTRLQYSRPFRTCDPNDLDIT; from the exons ATGGCCGTCGGTGGGGCCTGGAGATTGTGGCTGTGGGCCGGGGCCTGGCTGGGAGTTTGGGCCATCGAGATGCCCCATCACATCACTCTGGAGACTGGGTTCGACGTGTTCTGGGGCTTTGACACGGGAGAGGGCCAGATCACCTTTGCCGTCGAGGCCCAGACCATGGGCTGGGTGGGACTGGGACTGACTCACAGCGGAGACATGACTGGAGCGGACATGGCGGTGGGATGGGTGAAGGATGGACAGCCATACTTCCAA GATCGTCACGGAGTGGGGAATGAGCAGCCTCTAATCGACGAATCCCAGGATTTCACGCTGGAGTCCCTGACCCAGAATGGAACCCACACCCGCCTGCAATACAGCCGGCCCTTCCGTACCTGTGACCCCAACGACCTCGATATCACG